From a region of the Panicum virgatum strain AP13 chromosome 2K, P.virgatum_v5, whole genome shotgun sequence genome:
- the LOC120695394 gene encoding early nodulin-like protein 1 — protein MAEDFKYGDDDSVLLVRLGDYERCRAASPLRRFADGGGGTRFALARPGLFYFISGAPALCEAGQRMAVRVVDGALRPSLTSGAPTPAPAPAPAPGTQPSDTPPSGHRRLSLAHKQFAAAAIGFLAGFILIFTILPFV, from the exons ATGGCAGAAG ATTTCAAGTACGGCGACGACGACTCGGTGCTCCTGGTGCGCCTGGGTGACTACGAGCGGTGCCGCGCAGCGAGCCCCCTGCGCCGGttcgcggacggcggcggcggcaccaggtTCGCGCTCGCCCGCCCCGGGCTCTTCTACTTCAtcagcggcgcgccggcgctcTGCGAGGCGGGCCAGCGCATGGCCGTGCGCGTCGTGGATGGCGCACTCCGACCCTCCCTCACCAGCGGCgccccgacgccggcgccggcgccggcgccggccccggGTACCCAGCCCTCCGACACGCCGCCGTCCGGGCACCGTCGGCTCTCCCTCGCGCACAAGcagttcgcggcggcggcgattggGTTCTTGGCCGGATTTATTTTGATCTTTACTATC CTGCCGTTTGTTTAA
- the LOC120696105 gene encoding early nodulin-like protein 1 yields the protein MATSPRVAFFAAATFALLLAASPSPALPPAVQRDAGDGMKWTTTTVPSAGNGTEETLTQWAERQRFRVGDVLDFKSWNGTVLLLARRGDYRRCRATASPARRFAGGGDTEFVLDRPGTFYFASAVPGRCEAGQRMVVRVVVDADDAPFDFAPTSGVDPGTTAPQPPTVVFKLTPSAWLWIGTVGVFAALLICVTYFYLDEQTKLAKHFMDALGARLEDHKGFSTELAATSV from the exons ATGGCAACAAGCCCACGCGTCGCTTTCTTCGCTGCTGCCACcttcgccctcctcctcgccgcctcgccgtcgccggcgctgccgccggccgtgcagcgcgacgccggcgacgggATGAAGTGGACGACGACCACGGTCCCGTCGGCCGGCAACGGAACCGAGGAGACGCTCACCCAGTGGGCCGAGAGGCAGCGCTTCCGCGTCGGCGACGTCCTGG ACTTCAAGAGCTGGAACGGCACGGTGCTCCTCCTGGCGCGCCGCGGCGACTACCGGCGGTGCCGCGCGACGGCTAGCCCGGCGAGGCGcttcgcgggcggcggcgacacggAGTTCGTGCTGGATCGGCCGGGGACCTTCTACTTCGCCAGCGCCGTGCCGGGGCGCTGCGAGGCGGGCCAGCGGATGGTCGTGCGCGTCGTCGTCGACGCCGACGACGCGCCCTTCGACTTCGCGCCAACCAGCGGCGTCGACCCCGGCACCACTGCTCCGCAGCCGCCGACCGTCGTGTTCAAGCTGACGCCGTCAGCATGGCTGTGGATCGGGACCGTAGGAGTCTTCGCTGCCCTCCTCATCTGCGTCACGTACTTCTACCTCGACGAGCAAACCAAGCTGGCCAAGCATTTCATGGACGCGCTCGGGGCAAGATTGGAGGACCACAAAGGATTCTCTACCGAGCTCGCTGCTACTAGTGTGTAG
- the LOC120695393 gene encoding early nodulin-like protein 2, with product MRHRFHVRDVLDFKHSNNDSVLLVRRGDYDGCRAASPVRRLVGGGGGGGDTKFTLDRPGLFYFISDVPARCEAGQRMVVRAADARDDALGAPTPAPAPAREPAPGGTDDEPSGTPPSGDRPIPAPFKLFVAAFLGFISGCFLAGFIVWLCMNCRRR from the exons ATGAGGCACCGCTTCCACGTCCGCGACGTCCTGG ATTTCAAGCACTCGAACAACGACTCGGTCCTCCTGGTGCGCCGAGGCGACTACGACGGCTGCCGCGCGGCGAGCCCGGTGCGCCGgctcgtgggcggcggcggtggcggcggcgacaccAAGTTCACGCTCGACCGCCCGGGGCTcttctacttcatcagcgacgTGCCGGCGCGCTGCGAGGCGGGGCAGCGCATGGTCGTGCGCGCGGCGGACGCGCGCGACGACGCGCTCGGCGCTCCGACgcccgccccggcgccggcgcgagaGCCGGCCCCGGGGGGTACGGACGACGAGCCCTCCGGCACCCCGCCGTCCGGGGACCGCCCGATACCTGCCCCGTTCAAGCTGTTCGTGGCGGCGTTCCTAGGGTTTATCAGCGGATGCTTCCTCGCAGGGTTCATCGTGTGGTTGTGCATGAACTGTCGTCGCCGCTAG